Proteins from a single region of Streptomyces glaucescens:
- the malQ gene encoding 4-alpha-glucanotransferase translates to MTAPRPAEPADAAGPAGPADPGPPGEELARLAELHGVATSYRPSPDRTVAASAAAVVRALGALGVDAGTPEAVRAALAARRRELDERLLPPTVVCWGGGPVPDALAALPPGTRLRIETERGETHTATEQLPPGVHRLTAAAPDGRTADVHLVVAPARLPSPPGRSYGLLVQLYSLLSRRSWGMGDLGDLGELTAWAGRALGAGFVQVNPLHAAVPGAPTDPSPYRPSSRRFPDPVHLRIEDVPEYAHAVHGPGGERLRTLSERAARLREAVLEKGELIDRDAVWDLKREALELLCAVPLGPGRQAAYSDFLAGQGQALEDHATWSALAEVHGTDWRNWPAGLRDPRSPQTARARAGLLDRVDLYCRLAWLTDGQLTAAQRTAREAGMPIGIVHDLAVGVHPSGADAWAQQEYFAAGMSVGAPPDAFNARGQDWGLPPWRPDRLAATGYAPYRALLRGLFRYAGALRIDHVMGLFRLWWVPQGLPPTEGTYVRYDAEAMLAVLVLEASRAGAVVIGEDLGTVEPGVRERLRERGVLGTSVLWFERDWDGDGRPLPPEAWRADCLATATTHDLPPTAARLTGEHVDLRDRLGLLARPVADERAEAAADTAEWLAYLSRLGLLPGTGGGADGASEEAGVRAVHRFLLRTPARMIGVWLPDGVGDRRPQNLPGTWDEYPNWRLPVADAHGRPVTLEDLAASPRLRALTEVLRGTPGGDGGGS, encoded by the coding sequence ATGACCGCGCCCCGCCCGGCCGAACCAGCCGACGCCGCCGGACCCGCCGGACCCGCCGATCCAGGTCCGCCCGGCGAGGAACTGGCCCGGCTCGCCGAGCTGCACGGCGTGGCCACCTCCTACCGCCCGTCCCCCGACCGCACGGTCGCCGCCTCCGCCGCGGCCGTCGTCCGCGCCCTCGGCGCGCTCGGCGTCGACGCCGGCACCCCCGAGGCGGTCCGGGCCGCGCTCGCCGCGCGCCGCCGCGAACTGGACGAACGGCTGCTGCCGCCCACGGTGGTCTGCTGGGGCGGCGGCCCCGTCCCCGACGCGCTCGCCGCGCTGCCCCCCGGGACCCGGCTGCGGATCGAGACCGAGCGGGGCGAGACCCACACCGCCACCGAACAGCTGCCGCCCGGCGTGCACCGGCTGACCGCCGCCGCGCCCGACGGCCGCACCGCAGACGTCCACCTGGTGGTCGCCCCGGCCCGGCTGCCCAGCCCGCCCGGACGCTCCTACGGCCTGCTCGTCCAGCTCTACTCCCTGCTGTCCCGGCGCTCCTGGGGCATGGGCGACCTCGGCGACCTCGGCGAGCTGACCGCCTGGGCCGGCCGCGCCCTCGGTGCCGGCTTCGTGCAGGTCAACCCGCTGCACGCGGCCGTGCCCGGCGCCCCCACCGACCCCTCCCCGTACCGCCCCTCCTCCCGCCGCTTCCCCGACCCCGTCCACCTGCGGATCGAGGACGTCCCCGAGTACGCCCACGCCGTCCACGGCCCCGGCGGCGAGCGGCTGCGCACGCTGTCCGAGCGGGCGGCCCGGCTGCGCGAGGCCGTGCTGGAGAAGGGCGAACTGATCGACCGGGACGCCGTGTGGGACCTCAAGCGGGAGGCGCTGGAGCTGCTGTGCGCGGTCCCGCTCGGCCCCGGCCGCCAGGCCGCCTACAGCGACTTCCTCGCCGGACAGGGACAGGCCCTGGAGGACCACGCCACCTGGAGCGCGCTCGCCGAGGTGCACGGCACCGACTGGCGGAACTGGCCCGCGGGGCTGCGCGACCCCCGCTCCCCGCAGACCGCCCGGGCGCGGGCCGGCCTCCTGGACCGCGTCGACCTGTACTGCCGCCTGGCCTGGCTCACCGACGGCCAGCTCACCGCCGCCCAGCGCACCGCGCGCGAGGCGGGCATGCCGATCGGGATCGTGCACGACCTGGCCGTCGGGGTGCACCCCAGCGGCGCGGACGCCTGGGCCCAGCAGGAGTACTTCGCGGCCGGCATGTCCGTCGGCGCCCCGCCCGACGCCTTCAACGCCCGCGGCCAGGACTGGGGCCTGCCGCCCTGGCGCCCGGACCGCCTCGCCGCCACCGGCTACGCCCCCTACCGCGCCCTGCTGCGGGGGCTGTTCCGCTACGCCGGCGCCCTGCGGATCGACCACGTCATGGGCCTGTTCCGGCTCTGGTGGGTGCCGCAGGGGCTTCCCCCGACCGAGGGCACCTACGTCCGCTACGACGCGGAGGCCATGCTCGCCGTGCTGGTCCTGGAGGCGTCCCGGGCCGGCGCGGTGGTGATCGGCGAGGACCTGGGCACCGTCGAGCCGGGTGTCCGCGAGCGGCTGCGCGAGCGGGGCGTCCTCGGTACGTCCGTGCTCTGGTTCGAGCGGGACTGGGACGGCGACGGCCGCCCCCTGCCGCCCGAGGCGTGGCGCGCCGACTGCCTCGCCACCGCCACCACCCACGACCTGCCGCCCACCGCCGCCCGGCTCACCGGCGAACACGTCGACCTGCGCGACCGGCTGGGCCTGCTGGCCCGCCCGGTCGCCGACGAGCGGGCGGAGGCCGCGGCGGACACGGCGGAGTGGCTGGCGTACCTCTCCCGGCTCGGGCTGCTGCCCGGCACCGGCGGAGGCGCGGACGGCGCGTCGGAGGAGGCCGGGGTGCGGGCCGTCCACCGCTTCCTGCTGCGCACCCCGGCCCGCATGATCGGCGTCTGGCTGCCGGACGGTGTCGGCGACCGCCGCCCGCAGAACCTGCCGGGCACCTGGGACGAGTACCCCAACTGGCGGCTGCCGGTGGCGGACGCGCACGGGCGCCCGGTCACCCTGGAGGACCTGGCGGCCTCCCCGCGCCTGCGCGCCCTGACCGAGGTGCTGCGCGGCACGCCCGGCGGGGACGGGGGCGGCTCGTGA